The Aureimonas mangrovi genome contains the following window.
GACGGAGACGAGACGACCGACATGGCTTCGCTCAAGGATCTGCGAAACCGCATCGCTTCGGTGAAGGCGACGCAGAAGATCACCAAGGCCATGCAGATGGTCGCGGCGGCCAAGCTGCGCCGCGCCCAGGATGCGGCCGAGGCTGCGCGCCCCTATTCGGAGCGCATGGCCTCGGTGATGGCCAACATCGCCAGCGCGATGGATGCCGGAGAGGCGCCCGCGCTGATGACCGGCACGGGCGAGGACAAGACGCATCTTCTGATCGTCTTCACGGCCGATCGCGGGCTGTGCGGCGGCTTCAACGCGCAGATCGCGCGCCTGGCCCGCGAGCACATCCGACGCCTCGAGGCCGACGGCAAGACGGTGAAGATCATCACCGTCGGCAAGAAGGGCTACGATCTCCTGCGCCGCGATCACGGTGGCAAGGTCATCGAGCGGATGGACTTCCGTGACACCAAGACGGTGGGCTTTGCGAATGCCGAGGACGTCGCCGACAAGGTGATGGACCTCTTCGCGGCGGGCGAGTTCGACGTGGCGACGATCTTCTACTCGGAGTTCGTCAACGTCATCACCCAGAAGCCGACGGCCCAGCAGGTGGTCCCGGCCGTCGTCGAGGCCGAGGGCGACGTACCCGAGGCGACCGTCGGCGGTGCGCTCTACGAGTACGAGCCGGAGCCCGAGGCGATCCTCGCGGATCTTCTGCCGCGTTCGATCAAGATCCAGATGTTCCGCGCGCTTCTCGAGAACGCGGCTTCCGAGCAGGGCGCCCGCATGAGCGCGATGGACAACGCCACGCGCAATGCCGGGGACATGATCAACCGCCTGTCGATCTCCTACAACCGGCAGCGCCAGGCGCAGATCACGACCGAGCTCGTCGAGATCATCTCGGGCGCCGAGGCGCTCTGACGAAAAGGGCGGCCGGCTCGCCGGTCGCAGGGCATGCTAGAGGGCGACGGAGGCTTGAGGCCGGACCGGCGCCGCGAAAGACGGTTCTAAAGGAGGCCTTCGATGGCTGACACCATGGTACCCACCGGCACTGGCCGCGTCGCACAGGTCATCGGCGCCGTCGTCGACGTCGAGTTCGACGGCGCGCTTCCGGCGATCCTGAACGCGCTGGAAACCGACAACAACGGTATCCGCCTCGTTCTCGAGGTCGCCCAGCACCTCGGCGAGAACACCGTGCGCACCATCGCGATGGACCTCACCGAAGGCCTCGTTCGCGGCCAGCCGGTGAAGGACACCGGCGCCCCGATCCAGGTGCCCGTCGGCGACGCCACGCTCGGCCGCATCATGAACGTCATCGGCGAGCCGATCGACGAGGTCGGCCCGATCGCCTCCGACACGGTGCGCGGCATCCACCAGCCGGCCCCGCCCTATATCGAGCAGAACCCCGAGAGCCAGATCCTCGTGACGGGCATCAAGGTCATCGACCTGCTCGCGCCCTATGCGCGCGGCGGCAAGGTCGGTCTGTTCGGCGGCGCGGGCGTCGGCAAGACGGTTCTGATCCAGGAGCTGATCAACAACGTCGCCAAGGCCCACGGCGGCTACTCGGTCTTCGCCGGCGTCGGCGAGCGCACCCGCGAAGGCAACGATCTCTACCACGAGATGATCGAATCGGGCGTGAACAAGGACCCGCACGAGAACGGCGGCTCGACCGCCGGCTCGAAGGCCGCGCTGGTCTACGGCCAGATGAACGAGCCCCCGGGTGCGCGCGCCCGCGTCGCGCTCACGGGCCTGACCATCGCCGAGAACTTCCGCGACCAGGGCCAGGACGTCCTGTTCTTCGTGGACAACATCTTCCGCTTCACGCAGGCGGGCGCCGAGGTGTCGGCGCTTCTCGGCCGCATCCCCTCGGCGGTGGGTTACCAGCCGACGCTGGCGACCGACATGGGCGCCATGCAGGAGCGCATCACCACCACGACCAAGGGCTCGATCACCTCTGTGCAGGCCATCTACGTGCCCGCCGACGATCTGACCGACCCGGCGCCGGCCACGTCCTTCGCCCACCTCGATGCGCGCACGGTTCTCAACCGCGCCATCTCCGAGAAGGGCATCTACCCGGCCGTCGATCCTCTGGACTCGACGTCGCGCATGCTTTCGCCGCTGATCGTCGGCGAGGAGCACTACAACGTCGCCAACGCGGTGCAGCAGATCCTCCAGCGCTACAAGTCGCTGCAGGACATCATCGCGATCCTAGGCATGGACGAGCTGTCTGAAGAGGACAAGCTGACGGTGGCGCGCGCCCGTAAGGTCGAGCGCTTCCTCTCGCAGCCCTTCTTCGTCGCCGAGGTGTTCACCGGCTCGCCGGGCCAGCTCGTGCCGCTTGAGGACACGATCCGCTCCTTCAAGGGCCTCGTCGAGGGCGAGTACGACCATCTGCCGGAAGCGGCGTTCTACATGGTGGGCTCGATCGACATGGCCGTCGAGAAGGCCCAGAAGATGGCCGCCGAGGCGGCCTGATCCGATGGAGCGCGGCGACCTTCGCATCGAGGACGCCGTCAACGAGGCCTGTCCGTGGTCGGGAAAACCGATCATGGCGGACGCTCTCACCACCTACAAGGGCGCGGTCGTCGGGTTCTGCAACCCCGGCTGCCGCGACAAGTTCGACACCGCGGCCCGCCATTTCGAGGCCGCTCTGACCAGGCAGGCGACCCGTGGCTGACAGCTTCAAGTTCGAACTCGTTTCCCCCGAGCGGCTGCTTCTGTCGGAGCAGGTGAGCGCCGTCATCGCGCCGGGCACCGAAGGCTACATGACCGTCATGGCGAATCACGCGCCGCTGATGGCGACGCTGAAGCCGGGCGTGGTGCAGGCGACGCTGGCAAGCGGGGGCGAGCGCCGCATCTTCATCCAGGGTGGCTTCGCCGACATCAATCCGGAAGGCTTCACGTTACTTGCCGAGCACGCGATCTTCGTCGAAGACCTCGACGCGGCCGATCTCGACCAGCAGATCCAGAACGCGCGCGAGGACGTCACGGACGCGGAAACAGACGCGGTGAAGATGCGCTCCGAGAAGCGCCTCGCCGATCTTCTCAACGCTCGCGAGGCGCTGAACGCCTGACCCGTTGGGCACAGGCGGAAACGACGAAGGCCGGCGATTGCCGGCCTTTTTATTTGGTGCAACGCGCGAGGATCGCCTGCCGGGCGTCAGGCGCGTTCCAGATACCGAAACCCCGCGATGACCTGCTCGTAGACCGCGCGTTTGAAAGGCACGACGAGGTCGAGCACCTCGTCCATCGTCTTCCAGCCCCATTCCTCGAACTCGGCCGTGTGGCCGCCGGGCGGCGGTGCGATGCGGATTTCGCTCTCCGGCCCGGTCAGGCGGAAAGCGAACCACTTCTGCGTCTGGCCCTTGAAGCGACCTTTCAGAGCGACCCCGACGAGTTCGGGCGGAAGATCGTAGTCGATCCAGCCGTCGCTCTCGGCCAAAAGCTCGACCGATTCGATGCCAGTTTCCTCGTAGAGCTCGCGCTTGGCGGCAGGCAGGGGCTCTTCACCCTCGTCTATCCCGCCCTGCGGCATCTGCCAGAGCTTCACCGCGCCATCCATCTCACCCTTCGGCTCGACGACGCGCTTGCCCACCCAGACCTTGCCAGACTCGTTCAGCACCATGATGCCGACGCAGGGGCGATAGGGGAGGTTGTTGAAATCGATCGGATCAGTCATCGGGCGCTCCAGCGGGGATGCCGTGACCTATGGCCTCGACGCCGTGAAGGCAATGTGTCAGCGCAGCTCGGGATCGTAAGCAAGGGCGGAGACCGGCACGATCTCGACGCCGCGGCCCTGCGCCTCGCTCACCCACTCGGCGATCGCCGAGACGGATGTGTCGAAGGCGCTCGCGACGCCGATCGCCGAGCCCTGCGCGCGCGCCGAGCGTTCGAGGATGTCGAGCTCCGTGCGGATCGCCTCGCGGTCGCGCACGGCGTCCAGCAGGCGTTCGGCGCGCGCGAAGGGCACGCTGCCGGCCATCGCGGCATCGCGCGCGGCCGAACGGGGCGAAGAGCCGTCGTCGAGATACAGAAGGCCGCGCCGGCCGACATCGGCCAGCACAGCGTCCATCGCTGCGGGCTCGGACGAAAGACGTGCGCCCATGAAGTTCATGACGCCGACATAGTTGGTCATGCGTGCCATTGCGCGGTGAAGGTCCGACAGGTCTCCTGCGGCGGCCGCCTCCGTCGTCAGCGTGTTCGCGCCGGGGGAGACGTTCGGGTAGCCGAAGGGCTCCATCGGCGCTTGGAGGACGAGCTCGTGGCCATGCTGGCGGGCCTCGCGCATCC
Protein-coding sequences here:
- a CDS encoding F0F1 ATP synthase subunit gamma translates to MASLKDLRNRIASVKATQKITKAMQMVAAAKLRRAQDAAEAARPYSERMASVMANIASAMDAGEAPALMTGTGEDKTHLLIVFTADRGLCGGFNAQIARLAREHIRRLEADGKTVKIITVGKKGYDLLRRDHGGKVIERMDFRDTKTVGFANAEDVADKVMDLFAAGEFDVATIFYSEFVNVITQKPTAQQVVPAVVEAEGDVPEATVGGALYEYEPEPEAILADLLPRSIKIQMFRALLENAASEQGARMSAMDNATRNAGDMINRLSISYNRQRQAQITTELVEIISGAEAL
- the atpD gene encoding F0F1 ATP synthase subunit beta, whose translation is MADTMVPTGTGRVAQVIGAVVDVEFDGALPAILNALETDNNGIRLVLEVAQHLGENTVRTIAMDLTEGLVRGQPVKDTGAPIQVPVGDATLGRIMNVIGEPIDEVGPIASDTVRGIHQPAPPYIEQNPESQILVTGIKVIDLLAPYARGGKVGLFGGAGVGKTVLIQELINNVAKAHGGYSVFAGVGERTREGNDLYHEMIESGVNKDPHENGGSTAGSKAALVYGQMNEPPGARARVALTGLTIAENFRDQGQDVLFFVDNIFRFTQAGAEVSALLGRIPSAVGYQPTLATDMGAMQERITTTTKGSITSVQAIYVPADDLTDPAPATSFAHLDARTVLNRAISEKGIYPAVDPLDSTSRMLSPLIVGEEHYNVANAVQQILQRYKSLQDIIAILGMDELSEEDKLTVARARKVERFLSQPFFVAEVFTGSPGQLVPLEDTIRSFKGLVEGEYDHLPEAAFYMVGSIDMAVEKAQKMAAEAA
- a CDS encoding glutathione S-transferase, which gives rise to MERGDLRIEDAVNEACPWSGKPIMADALTTYKGAVVGFCNPGCRDKFDTAARHFEAALTRQATRG
- a CDS encoding F0F1 ATP synthase subunit epsilon, encoding MADSFKFELVSPERLLLSEQVSAVIAPGTEGYMTVMANHAPLMATLKPGVVQATLASGGERRIFIQGGFADINPEGFTLLAEHAIFVEDLDAADLDQQIQNAREDVTDAETDAVKMRSEKRLADLLNAREALNA
- a CDS encoding RNA pyrophosphohydrolase; the encoded protein is MTDPIDFNNLPYRPCVGIMVLNESGKVWVGKRVVEPKGEMDGAVKLWQMPQGGIDEGEEPLPAAKRELYEETGIESVELLAESDGWIDYDLPPELVGVALKGRFKGQTQKWFAFRLTGPESEIRIAPPPGGHTAEFEEWGWKTMDEVLDLVVPFKRAVYEQVIAGFRYLERA